Proteins from a genomic interval of Shewanella seohaensis:
- a CDS encoding cytoplasmic protein → MQVIFTKGSKRYGQLRCVRMDGSATQTQMPEQGIAPHDMIHYVVEKRLHIQGAFFAQVRAGADISFSLEHNEASLAVADKTLIWQTESIVEALQSLLWSADTPTYAGFLYLLEQSCSNRKLALPEVSQADFEHIINEIMELTLEWQGMGEGQSLTLKF, encoded by the coding sequence ATGCAAGTTATCTTCACCAAAGGTTCGAAGCGTTATGGTCAATTACGTTGCGTGCGCATGGATGGCAGTGCAACCCAAACACAAATGCCCGAGCAGGGCATAGCTCCCCATGACATGATCCATTATGTCGTTGAAAAACGACTGCATATTCAGGGCGCATTTTTCGCCCAAGTGCGCGCAGGCGCCGATATCAGCTTTTCCCTTGAGCACAACGAAGCCTCCTTAGCCGTCGCGGATAAAACCTTAATTTGGCAAACCGAGTCGATTGTCGAAGCCCTACAATCTTTGCTGTGGTCAGCCGATACGCCGACCTATGCCGGGTTTTTATACCTGCTAGAGCAAAGCTGTAGCAACCGTAAACTGGCGCTGCCAGAGGTATCTCAAGCGGACTTTGAACATATTATCAATGAGATAATGGAGCTGACCCTCGAATGGCAGGGCATGGGTGAAGGCCAGTCCTTGACCCTCAAGTTTTAG
- a CDS encoding DUF3300 domain-containing protein — translation MNRLHRWKWLVLSAALVALPFTAPTQAAGVSVSQGSSASLSQAELEQMLAPIALYPDSLLSHILIASTYPLEVVQAQRWLEDNPKLSTDEVMSRTEDKDWDPSVKALMAFPNVLEKMSEDLDWTQKLGEAFLADEGQVMDGIQSLRQQADKANSLANMDNMAVTRANNQIIIEPARREVVYVPYYDPRVVYGTWRWGVAYPPVYWEFGGYVGYPYHPSHSYFYWSPGIHISFNYFFSSFHWHSHRVVVVDHRHSHHYRPRERYSVSYGAQPWKHKPEHRRGVVYHNPVVKERYYGDSKFRGRDSHSSGSGQHFTSQYAKSREHQDARNNRDNKGYDKRQDKDRGNNLSRDNHYSRERAPSFQNTQAELKERRVAPTNSAQTKREGYQKERNDNFRQDNQVRQAQAKATREQTKDSPQRQYQTREQQPRSFEPRTQPQRPEARPEVRRAEPQRMEQPRQAPPRQREENRVRQNDSRQNMQMARSPEHNQGRSAQSQERRHRE, via the coding sequence ATGAACAGATTACATCGATGGAAATGGCTGGTGTTATCGGCGGCATTAGTTGCCCTGCCGTTCACTGCGCCAACTCAAGCCGCAGGCGTATCAGTCAGCCAAGGTTCAAGTGCTTCACTGAGCCAAGCCGAACTCGAACAGATGCTTGCGCCCATTGCACTCTACCCCGATAGTTTATTGAGCCATATTTTGATCGCCTCCACCTATCCACTCGAAGTGGTACAGGCGCAGCGTTGGTTAGAGGATAACCCTAAGTTATCGACCGACGAGGTGATGTCTCGCACCGAAGACAAGGACTGGGATCCGAGTGTTAAAGCCCTTATGGCTTTCCCTAACGTCTTAGAAAAAATGAGCGAAGACTTAGATTGGACCCAGAAACTCGGCGAAGCCTTTTTAGCCGACGAAGGCCAAGTGATGGATGGCATTCAATCGCTTAGACAACAAGCGGATAAAGCCAACAGTTTGGCCAATATGGACAACATGGCGGTGACCCGTGCGAACAACCAGATCATCATAGAACCCGCAAGGCGCGAAGTAGTGTATGTGCCCTACTATGATCCCCGCGTGGTTTATGGCACTTGGCGCTGGGGCGTGGCCTATCCCCCTGTTTATTGGGAGTTTGGTGGCTATGTGGGCTACCCTTACCACCCAAGTCATAGTTACTTTTACTGGTCACCCGGGATCCATATTTCCTTTAACTACTTCTTTAGCTCGTTCCATTGGCACAGCCACAGAGTCGTCGTTGTCGATCACCGTCACTCCCACCATTATCGCCCAAGGGAGCGATACTCAGTCAGCTACGGCGCTCAACCTTGGAAACATAAACCCGAGCATAGACGCGGCGTGGTTTACCACAATCCTGTGGTGAAAGAGCGCTACTACGGCGATAGTAAGTTCCGTGGCCGTGATTCCCACTCCAGTGGCAGTGGTCAGCACTTTACCAGCCAGTATGCCAAATCGAGGGAACACCAAGACGCACGTAATAACCGCGACAACAAGGGCTATGACAAGCGCCAAGATAAGGACAGAGGTAACAACCTAAGCCGCGACAATCACTATAGCCGCGAGCGTGCGCCTAGCTTCCAAAATACTCAGGCCGAGTTAAAAGAGCGCCGCGTGGCACCGACAAACTCGGCGCAAACCAAAAGAGAAGGTTACCAGAAAGAGCGCAACGACAATTTCCGTCAGGATAATCAAGTAAGACAAGCGCAGGCAAAAGCGACGAGGGAGCAAACCAAGGACAGTCCACAGCGCCAGTATCAGACTCGAGAGCAGCAACCGCGCAGCTTTGAGCCTCGCACTCAGCCGCAGAGACCGGAAGCTCGCCCTGAAGTGAGACGCGCCGAACCGCAACGTATGGAGCAGCCTCGCCAAGCGCCGCCAAGACAGCGGGAAGAGAATCGAGTCAGGCAGAATGATTCACGCCAAAATATGCAGATGGCCCGCAGCCCTGAGCATAACCAAGGCAGATCGGCACAGAGCCAAGAGCGCCGCCACAGGGAATAA
- a CDS encoding ATP-binding protein, with protein MSKRALAWQLLNSLKTRLVLSALLFILVLLPLIGVALNDAFAEQVKSAAKNELSAYVYSVLAVTEVENKRIFIPELVLENRFNLIQSGLYAIATTENAEHQQSIVWHSQSFMGITPPAQFTIPPTGKSAFDQIDLAGAPHLIYSFSVSFASLNENVPVTIHIIKDELEFQQQISQFNQQLWTWLLILILVMLVFQLSWLIWTIRPLARFTQELHDVEQGKSTQLSSQYPSELQEVARQLNILLNTEQTQRKRYRNALADLAHSLKTPLAVIKSQADLSEASSEQVSNISRIISHQLKRAQTAAAASWHLGIKVEDVAAKLLRTLAKIYREPQIDLSGDLTPHAVFKGDEADLTEILGNLLDNACKAAKSQVKLTVTGDAYQLQLCIEDDGPGISEALQTQIFERGIRADSYHQGNGIGLAIVRDLVDSYNGRISVSRSENLGGAKFTVNFTHSA; from the coding sequence ATGAGTAAGCGTGCGCTTGCCTGGCAGTTATTAAACTCCCTCAAAACTCGGCTCGTCCTCAGTGCGCTGCTGTTTATTTTGGTGCTGCTGCCGCTGATTGGGGTCGCCCTCAATGACGCCTTTGCCGAGCAAGTAAAAAGCGCCGCTAAAAACGAGCTAAGTGCCTATGTGTATTCGGTGTTAGCGGTGACTGAGGTTGAAAACAAACGGATTTTTATCCCCGAATTAGTGCTCGAAAACCGCTTTAACCTCATTCAATCAGGCCTCTATGCCATTGCCACCACAGAGAATGCCGAGCATCAGCAGAGCATAGTCTGGCATTCGCAGTCTTTTATGGGCATCACGCCGCCGGCGCAGTTCACGATTCCACCGACGGGCAAAAGTGCCTTCGATCAAATCGACCTCGCTGGCGCGCCGCACCTTATCTACAGCTTTAGCGTCAGCTTTGCCAGCCTGAATGAAAACGTGCCAGTAACTATCCATATCATTAAGGATGAATTGGAGTTTCAACAGCAAATCTCCCAATTTAATCAACAGCTTTGGACTTGGTTGCTGATATTGATCTTAGTGATGCTGGTGTTTCAGTTAAGTTGGTTGATTTGGACCATTAGGCCGCTGGCGCGCTTTACCCAAGAACTGCACGATGTAGAACAGGGTAAATCGACCCAGCTCAGTAGCCAGTATCCGAGTGAGCTACAGGAAGTCGCGCGGCAATTGAATATCCTGCTCAATACCGAGCAGACCCAGCGCAAACGCTATCGCAATGCCCTTGCGGATTTGGCCCATAGCCTGAAAACCCCGCTGGCGGTGATTAAGAGTCAAGCGGACTTAAGCGAAGCCTCGAGCGAGCAAGTGTCGAATATCAGTCGTATCATCAGCCACCAGCTTAAACGCGCCCAAACGGCGGCGGCCGCTTCCTGGCATTTAGGCATTAAGGTGGAGGATGTCGCCGCCAAATTGCTGCGAACCTTGGCCAAGATTTATCGAGAGCCGCAGATTGATCTCAGCGGCGACCTGACACCACATGCCGTATTTAAGGGCGATGAGGCCGATCTGACCGAAATTTTAGGTAACTTGCTCGATAACGCCTGCAAGGCCGCCAAGTCACAGGTCAAATTAACCGTCACAGGCGATGCCTATCAGCTCCAACTTTGTATTGAAGACGACGGCCCTGGGATCAGCGAAGCCCTGCAAACTCAAATATTTGAGCGTGGGATCCGCGCCGACTCTTATCACCAAGGCAACGGCATAGGTTTAGCCATAGTGCGCGATTTAGTGGATAGCTATAATGGCCGCATTTCCGTATCCCGTTCAGAAAACTTAGGCGGTGCCAAGTTTACGGTTAACTTCACCCACTCGGCTTAA
- a CDS encoding PepSY domain-containing protein, translated as MKLGLTLTLVACLCTSFGSMAGNDKHDDRNQSRGQGVKNEQRRLVVNSPDQAVAMAQRQYRGKVLSVQSSGSGYRVKILNNDGQVFSVSVDAATGRVSRN; from the coding sequence ATGAAACTTGGTTTGACACTGACCCTAGTCGCTTGCTTATGCACCTCCTTTGGCAGCATGGCGGGCAATGATAAACACGATGATCGTAATCAATCGCGCGGCCAAGGTGTGAAGAATGAGCAGCGCCGCCTTGTGGTCAACAGTCCAGATCAGGCCGTGGCGATGGCGCAACGTCAATATCGAGGAAAAGTGCTCAGCGTGCAGTCGAGTGGCTCGGGCTATAGAGTCAAAATCCTCAATAACGATGGCCAAGTTTTTTCTGTTTCGGTGGATGCCGCCACTGGGCGTGTTTCGAGGAATTAA
- a CDS encoding choice-of-anchor H family protein, giving the protein MSTLNQSGIVGTTHSTFIKAIALAGALLAPTMVSAESFDESNLAPFSAASIGMAKKADAEQAAEQEKQALSLLQQSAPAQSVGEAAAAAVKSLAPSLSPKSPSAHRVQLMGATPMTREQVIAKHTSQPIPSSSATSEDPYRAPVYHSFGIFDASSRLFEDFDYDGFYQTFSVTFDVDVFGSYLNERADLFAELYLSRNGGPWVHYYTTDVFTIYGDSTQDDYEVLTTLYTGYPTDHYDVLIDVYEVGYSDIVATISADDTDGLYALPLESSDRDRVDEVIVVEESGGALSIFALLGLGLFAALRKREKWV; this is encoded by the coding sequence ATGAGCACACTCAATCAATCAGGTATCGTAGGCACAACTCACTCTACCTTTATCAAGGCAATCGCATTGGCAGGTGCATTACTGGCGCCGACCATGGTGAGCGCAGAGTCCTTCGACGAGTCAAACTTGGCCCCCTTTAGCGCGGCCAGTATTGGGATGGCAAAAAAAGCCGATGCCGAGCAGGCCGCAGAGCAAGAAAAACAAGCCCTAAGCCTATTGCAGCAGTCGGCGCCCGCTCAAAGCGTGGGTGAAGCCGCTGCAGCCGCTGTTAAATCTTTAGCGCCGTCGTTGTCGCCAAAGAGTCCGAGTGCTCATCGCGTGCAATTGATGGGCGCTACCCCCATGACCCGCGAACAAGTGATTGCTAAGCACACGAGTCAGCCTATTCCAAGCTCGAGTGCGACCAGTGAAGATCCCTATCGCGCACCCGTGTATCACAGCTTTGGGATTTTTGATGCCAGCAGCCGTTTGTTTGAAGACTTTGATTACGATGGCTTTTATCAAACCTTCAGCGTGACCTTCGATGTGGATGTGTTTGGCTCATATCTTAATGAGCGCGCCGACCTGTTTGCCGAGTTGTACCTCAGCCGTAACGGTGGCCCTTGGGTGCATTACTACACCACGGACGTGTTTACCATTTACGGTGACTCAACGCAGGATGATTACGAAGTACTGACCACCCTCTACACTGGTTATCCAACGGATCACTACGATGTATTAATCGATGTTTATGAAGTAGGTTATAGCGATATTGTCGCCACCATTAGCGCCGATGACACCGATGGCTTATATGCCTTGCCGCTGGAAAGTAGCGACCGTGACCGTGTTGACGAAGTGATTGTGGTGGAAGAAAGCGGCGGTGCATTGTCTATCTTTGCCTTGCTTGGCCTTGGGTTGTTCGCTGCACTACGCAAGCGTGAAAAATGGGTTTAA
- a CDS encoding peroxiredoxin translates to MIAQGQTLPAATLSQLTKDGMVNHQVTELFAGKKVVLFAVPGAFTPTCSEAHLPGYVVLADQFKAKGVDLIACVSVNDAFVMKAWGEAQNASELLMLADGDASFTKALGLEMDTAGFGGVRSQRYAMIIDNGVVTLLNVEAPKSFEVSKAEVVLAAL, encoded by the coding sequence ATGATTGCTCAAGGTCAAACATTACCAGCGGCGACGCTAAGCCAACTGACTAAAGATGGCATGGTAAATCATCAAGTTACCGAGCTGTTCGCGGGTAAAAAAGTGGTGTTATTTGCAGTGCCTGGTGCTTTCACACCAACCTGTTCTGAAGCGCATTTGCCAGGTTATGTGGTGCTGGCCGATCAATTTAAAGCCAAAGGCGTTGATTTAATTGCCTGTGTATCGGTAAATGATGCCTTTGTGATGAAAGCGTGGGGCGAAGCGCAAAATGCGTCTGAGCTACTGATGCTTGCCGATGGCGATGCCAGCTTTACTAAGGCGCTCGGGTTAGAGATGGATACCGCTGGCTTTGGTGGGGTACGTTCACAACGATATGCGATGATCATCGATAACGGCGTGGTGACTTTACTGAATGTAGAAGCACCTAAGTCATTTGAAGTGAGCAAAGCCGAAGTGGTATTAGCGGCACTTTAA
- the envZ gene encoding two-component system sensor histidine kinase EnvZ, producing MKSKFWWRFLPRSAFSQTVMLIGCLLLINQLVSYVTVAVYVLKPSYQQINQLIARQINLLFVDGVDIGREHLTIVDALNAKVRDDGMKVYNQQQAREAGIEQATYYGFWSSQMSEYLGGDAEVRVTHGTVLQIWIRPPQAPSVWIKVPLIGQNVSDLSPLTLYLMVIGALSVAGGWWFARQQNRPLRRLQKAAISVSRGEFPDPLPLKGSSELVEVTNAFNQMSHSMKQLEQDRALLMAGISHDLRTPLTRIRLASEMMVEEDQYLKDGIVNDIEDMDAIISQFIAYIRQDQEASRELGQINKLIQDIAQAEANRDGEIEVVLSDCPEALFQGLAIKRVLSNLVENAFRYGSGWVRISSQFDGKRIGFSVEDNGPGIDESQIPKLFQPFTQGDIARGSVGSGLGLAIIKRIIDRHQGQVTLSNRTEGGLKAQVWLPLE from the coding sequence TGGTTGTCTACTGTTGATCAATCAGCTGGTTTCCTATGTCACTGTGGCTGTGTATGTATTAAAGCCCAGTTACCAGCAAATCAACCAGTTAATTGCTCGTCAAATCAATCTGTTATTTGTCGATGGTGTCGATATTGGCCGTGAACACTTAACCATAGTCGATGCGCTCAATGCCAAAGTCCGTGACGATGGCATGAAGGTCTACAACCAACAACAGGCCCGCGAGGCGGGAATCGAGCAGGCCACCTACTACGGTTTTTGGTCATCGCAGATGTCGGAATACCTAGGTGGCGATGCTGAAGTTCGCGTCACCCACGGCACAGTATTACAAATTTGGATCCGCCCGCCGCAGGCGCCATCAGTATGGATTAAAGTGCCGCTCATCGGGCAAAACGTTTCCGATTTGTCGCCACTCACCTTGTACTTAATGGTGATCGGCGCGCTCAGTGTCGCCGGTGGATGGTGGTTTGCCCGCCAGCAGAATAGGCCGCTTAGACGTTTACAAAAAGCCGCGATCTCGGTCTCACGCGGCGAGTTTCCCGATCCTCTGCCGCTAAAAGGCTCCAGTGAATTGGTGGAAGTGACCAATGCCTTCAACCAAATGTCCCACAGCATGAAACAGCTCGAACAGGACAGAGCCCTGTTGATGGCGGGGATTTCCCATGATTTACGCACGCCACTGACGAGGATTCGTCTCGCCTCCGAGATGATGGTCGAGGAAGATCAATATCTTAAAGATGGCATCGTCAACGATATCGAAGATATGGACGCCATTATCAGCCAGTTTATTGCCTACATTCGCCAAGATCAGGAGGCGAGCCGCGAGCTAGGGCAAATTAATAAACTCATTCAAGATATTGCGCAGGCCGAAGCCAACCGCGACGGTGAAATTGAAGTCGTACTGAGCGACTGCCCCGAGGCCTTGTTCCAAGGGCTGGCAATTAAGCGAGTGCTCAGTAATCTGGTCGAAAATGCCTTCCGTTATGGTTCGGGCTGGGTGCGGATAAGCTCGCAATTTGATGGTAAGCGTATCGGCTTTAGCGTTGAGGATAATGGCCCTGGGATTGATGAGTCGCAAATTCCCAAACTGTTTCAACCTTTTACCCAAGGCGATATTGCGCGCGGCAGTGTTGGCTCGGGCCTTGGGCTCGCCATCATCAAACGGATTATCGACCGTCACCAAGGCCAAGTGACCTTATCTAATCGCACTGAGGGCGGCTTAAAAGCCCAAGTCTGGCTCCCCTTGGAGTAA